From the Gallaecimonas mangrovi genome, one window contains:
- a CDS encoding benzaldehyde dehydrogenase, with the protein MSNTAKFLDPSVWNERLFTGQWQAGSQAAATVIEPATGNSLGQIGMADATQISASSQQARQAQKAWFALSYDERAAIFRKAAALGESHFNDIVDWIVKESGSVRAKAEFETAIAIKVLHESAALPSKSQGEVLPSSHGRLSLARRRPLGVVGVISPFNFPLYLAIRAVAPALAVGNGVVLKPDPRTSVCGGFAIARLFELAGLPEGLLHVLPGDGAAGAALVADPNIAMIQFTGSTAAGRKVGEAAGKHLKKVSLELGGKNSLIILDDADLDIALANATWGVYLHQGQICMSTGRLLVQRGIYEQFLEKLVAKAKSLPVGDPASGQVALGPLINQQQRDHAAEVVKAAVAAGATLAAGGHYEGLFFEPTVLSNIDAKNPAFHEEVFGPVAIVVPFDTDEEAVALANDTEYGLSAAVLSSDVGRAMALGEQLQTGLLHINDQTVNDEVINPFGGVGASGNGTSIGGPANWEEFTQWQWVTIKGQAPAYPL; encoded by the coding sequence ATGTCGAACACAGCAAAATTTCTGGACCCCAGTGTCTGGAACGAACGTCTATTCACCGGCCAATGGCAAGCCGGCAGTCAAGCCGCCGCTACCGTGATTGAACCGGCCACCGGTAACAGCCTTGGCCAAATCGGCATGGCCGATGCCACGCAAATCAGTGCCAGCAGCCAGCAAGCCCGCCAAGCCCAAAAGGCCTGGTTTGCGCTGTCTTATGACGAACGCGCCGCCATTTTCAGAAAAGCTGCCGCCCTTGGCGAAAGTCACTTCAATGACATTGTTGACTGGATTGTCAAAGAAAGCGGCTCGGTCAGAGCCAAAGCCGAATTCGAAACCGCGATCGCCATTAAAGTGCTGCATGAAAGTGCGGCGCTACCGTCGAAAAGCCAGGGGGAAGTATTACCGTCCAGCCACGGCCGCTTGAGCCTTGCCCGCCGCCGACCGCTGGGGGTGGTTGGGGTTATCTCACCGTTTAACTTCCCGCTGTATTTGGCCATTCGCGCCGTCGCCCCAGCGTTGGCCGTGGGCAATGGGGTGGTACTGAAACCCGACCCGCGCACCAGTGTTTGTGGCGGCTTTGCCATTGCCCGCTTATTTGAGCTGGCGGGCCTGCCCGAGGGGCTTTTGCACGTATTGCCTGGTGACGGCGCCGCCGGTGCGGCGCTGGTGGCCGACCCCAATATCGCCATGATCCAGTTTACCGGTTCAACCGCTGCCGGCCGCAAAGTCGGTGAAGCCGCCGGTAAGCACCTTAAAAAAGTGTCGCTGGAACTGGGCGGTAAAAATTCGCTGATCATTCTTGATGATGCCGACCTCGATATCGCTCTGGCCAATGCCACCTGGGGCGTTTACCTGCACCAAGGGCAAATTTGCATGTCCACCGGTCGCCTGTTGGTACAGCGCGGCATTTACGAGCAGTTTCTCGAAAAACTGGTGGCCAAGGCCAAAAGCCTGCCGGTTGGCGACCCTGCCAGCGGCCAGGTGGCCCTTGGGCCACTGATTAACCAGCAACAGCGTGACCATGCTGCGGAGGTGGTAAAAGCGGCGGTGGCAGCAGGCGCCACACTGGCAGCAGGCGGCCACTATGAGGGGCTCTTTTTCGAGCCAACGGTGCTGAGCAACATCGATGCTAAAAACCCCGCCTTTCATGAAGAAGTCTTTGGCCCGGTCGCCATTGTGGTGCCTTTTGACACCGACGAAGAAGCGGTGGCCCTGGCGAACGACACCGAGTACGGCTTATCAGCAGCCGTGCTTTCCAGTGATGTGGGCCGCGCCATGGCGCTGGGCGAACAGCTACAAACCGGCCTGCTGCATATCAACGACCAAACCGTTAACGACGAGGTGATTAACCCCTTCGGCGGTGTTGGTGCATCCGGCAACGGCACCAGCATTGGCGGGCCTGCCAACTGGGAAGAATTCACCCAGTGGCAGTGGGTAACCATCAAGGGGCAAGCCCCCGCCTATCCATTATAA
- the pyrC gene encoding dihydroorotase, whose translation MTDSLTIIRPDDWHLHLRDGDVLAHTVPATARQMGRAIIMPNLKPPVMNAEQALAYRERILAQRPAGSNFEPLMVLYLTDNTTPQMIAEAKATGKVVAVKLYPAGATTNSDSGVTDITKLDAVIEALAENDMKLLIHGEVTHNHVDIFDREKIFLDEVLAPLLERHPTLKLVVEHITTKDAAEFVASKGDNVAATITVQHLAYNRNHMLVGGIRPHLFCLPILKRNIHQQALQDAVVSGSKKFFLGTDSAPHAKGAKESACGCAGCFTAYGAIELYAEIFEDLGVLDKLEAFASMNGADFYDLPRNTDTITLVKEQWVVPTEMPFAKDIIVPLRAGETLRWKYLG comes from the coding sequence ATGACTGATAGCCTGACCATCATCCGCCCCGACGACTGGCACCTGCACTTAAGAGACGGCGATGTGTTAGCCCACACGGTGCCAGCAACGGCACGGCAGATGGGCCGCGCCATCATCATGCCCAACCTTAAGCCGCCGGTAATGAATGCCGAGCAAGCATTGGCTTACCGCGAGCGAATTTTGGCCCAGCGCCCGGCCGGGTCGAACTTTGAGCCGTTGATGGTGCTGTATCTGACCGACAACACCACCCCGCAAATGATTGCCGAGGCCAAAGCCACCGGCAAAGTGGTGGCGGTGAAGCTCTACCCAGCGGGCGCCACCACCAACTCTGATTCCGGCGTTACCGACATCACCAAGCTCGATGCCGTTATTGAGGCGCTGGCCGAAAACGACATGAAATTGCTGATCCACGGTGAAGTCACCCACAACCATGTGGATATTTTCGACCGGGAAAAAATCTTTTTGGACGAAGTGCTGGCGCCGCTATTGGAACGCCACCCCACCCTAAAACTGGTGGTAGAGCACATTACCACCAAAGACGCCGCCGAATTTGTGGCCAGCAAGGGCGACAACGTCGCCGCCACCATTACCGTGCAGCACCTAGCCTATAACCGTAACCACATGTTGGTGGGCGGCATTCGCCCGCACCTTTTTTGCCTGCCGATTCTTAAACGCAACATTCACCAGCAAGCGCTGCAAGACGCCGTGGTCAGTGGCTCTAAAAAGTTCTTCTTGGGTACCGATTCGGCTCCCCATGCCAAGGGCGCGAAAGAAAGTGCCTGCGGCTGCGCCGGGTGTTTTACCGCCTATGGCGCCATTGAGCTTTATGCCGAGATCTTTGAAGACTTAGGGGTGCTGGATAAGTTAGAGGCCTTTGCCAGCATGAACGGCGCCGACTTCTACGATCTCCCCCGCAACACCGACACCATTACCCTGGTCAAAGAGCAGTGGGTTGTCCCCACCGAAATGCCTTTTGCCAAAGACATCATCGTGCCGCTACGGGCCGGTGAAACCCTGCGCTGGAAGTATTTAGGCTAA
- a CDS encoding 5-methyltetrahydropteroyltriglutamate--homocysteine S-methyltransferase: protein MSGFNLPSRADHVGSFLRPAYLHQAREQYFKGEIDAKALREVEDKAIREVVQLQKDVGLKAITDGEFRRTYFHVDFLRQLGGVYTDEPRTHKRADGSEELTPPLIKVIEKVRHVKNIQLDDFNFLKALSTEPGLKPKVTIPSPTMLHFRGGRAGIDATAYPELEPDFYEDVAKAYGEELKSLYDAGCTYVQMDDTNLAYLCDERMREAARQRGDDPNALPAKYAAFINRVVAHKPQGMTLAMHLCRGNFKSTYAAEGNYEPVAEALLSQMNIDAYFLEYDDDRSGDFRPLRFLGKDKTVVLGLISSKFGQMESKDDIKRRIDEAAKYAPLEQLALSPQCGFASTVHGNDIAFDEQKAKLELVVDIAREVWGE, encoded by the coding sequence ATGTCTGGATTTAACCTGCCGTCTCGCGCTGACCATGTTGGCAGCTTTTTGCGTCCGGCTTACCTGCACCAAGCCCGTGAACAGTATTTTAAAGGTGAAATTGACGCCAAGGCGCTGCGCGAAGTGGAAGACAAAGCCATTCGCGAAGTGGTGCAGCTGCAAAAAGACGTAGGCCTGAAAGCCATTACCGACGGTGAATTTCGCCGTACCTATTTTCACGTCGATTTCCTGCGCCAGTTAGGCGGCGTTTACACCGACGAGCCGCGCACCCATAAACGGGCCGACGGCAGCGAAGAACTGACCCCGCCGCTGATTAAGGTGATTGAAAAGGTCCGCCACGTTAAAAATATCCAACTGGACGATTTTAACTTCTTAAAAGCCCTTAGCACCGAGCCGGGCCTCAAGCCGAAAGTGACTATTCCAAGCCCAACCATGCTGCATTTTCGTGGTGGCCGCGCTGGCATCGATGCCACGGCTTACCCCGAGCTTGAGCCGGACTTTTATGAAGACGTTGCCAAGGCCTACGGTGAAGAGCTGAAATCGCTGTATGACGCGGGTTGTACTTACGTGCAAATGGACGACACCAACCTTGCTTACCTGTGCGACGAGCGCATGCGCGAAGCGGCACGCCAGCGCGGCGATGACCCGAACGCGCTGCCGGCCAAATACGCCGCCTTTATTAACCGCGTGGTGGCCCATAAGCCACAAGGCATGACCCTGGCCATGCACCTTTGCCGCGGTAACTTCAAAAGCACCTACGCGGCCGAAGGTAACTACGAGCCGGTAGCCGAAGCGCTGCTGAGCCAAATGAACATTGATGCCTATTTCCTGGAATACGATGACGACCGTTCCGGCGACTTTAGGCCGCTGCGTTTTCTTGGCAAAGACAAAACCGTGGTGCTGGGGCTTATCAGCTCCAAATTTGGCCAGATGGAAAGCAAAGACGACATCAAGCGCCGGATCGACGAAGCGGCCAAGTACGCGCCGCTAGAGCAACTGGCTCTCAGCCCGCAGTGCGGTTTTGCCAGCACAGTGCACGGCAACGACATCGCCTTTGATGAGCAAAAAGCCAAGCTGGAACTGGTGGTCGATATCGCCCGGGAAGTGTGGGGCGAATAA
- a CDS encoding YwqG family protein: MSNIWFQSIKKIKSDDDFIEQQAGLSALLAEGLAADVEDAKGRTALQQLFAKPSPSALATQWLLAMGADPGRVEDVRLRITELYPEAADNASQLQNKQYRAAPYLALLAATETREGAPEDMADSAHYQTVFNQALVSCQRIEALKASFTDLPLSYRACTTTMMHPWQSHWGGKPWLPSATAPSLAPELRLLCQLHFDALPGPHPLPPFGLLQVFVDPAPIDDAVNNERDGDNVVRQRLTALYWPELPASPQGWQPMPQWQLHSEECRADVQGYPEPVAIAWQSRQQLPAGDLGPALATLPAALQPDAKALSDERRSGAFGLLPQLAPVEQNWLPEGHKPLLHLLHQSDGGLLLSLPEQALAGFNTDWQALTLTRYYD, translated from the coding sequence ATGAGCAATATCTGGTTTCAAAGCATTAAGAAAATTAAAAGCGATGACGACTTTATCGAGCAGCAAGCGGGCCTTAGCGCGCTGTTAGCAGAGGGCCTGGCAGCCGACGTTGAAGATGCAAAGGGTCGCACCGCCTTGCAGCAACTATTTGCCAAACCCAGTCCCAGTGCTCTGGCAACCCAATGGCTACTGGCCATGGGAGCCGATCCGGGCCGCGTCGAGGATGTCAGGCTGCGGATCACCGAGCTCTACCCCGAAGCCGCAGATAACGCATCGCAGTTACAGAACAAGCAATATCGCGCCGCGCCTTATCTCGCCCTACTGGCCGCCACGGAAACCCGCGAAGGTGCGCCAGAAGACATGGCCGACAGTGCCCATTACCAGACTGTTTTCAACCAAGCCTTAGTGTCGTGCCAACGTATAGAGGCCCTTAAAGCCAGCTTTACTGACTTGCCTTTGAGTTATCGGGCCTGTACCACCACCATGATGCACCCTTGGCAAAGTCACTGGGGTGGCAAACCTTGGCTGCCAAGTGCCACGGCCCCGAGCCTTGCGCCCGAACTGCGGCTATTGTGTCAGCTGCATTTTGACGCCCTGCCCGGCCCGCATCCATTGCCACCTTTTGGGCTATTGCAGGTCTTTGTTGACCCCGCTCCCATAGATGACGCGGTTAATAACGAAAGGGATGGTGACAATGTAGTTCGCCAGCGGCTCACGGCGCTTTATTGGCCAGAGTTGCCGGCAAGCCCCCAAGGCTGGCAGCCCATGCCACAGTGGCAATTACATTCAGAGGAATGCCGTGCTGATGTTCAGGGTTACCCGGAGCCGGTAGCGATTGCCTGGCAATCCAGGCAGCAATTACCCGCAGGCGATCTTGGCCCGGCGCTGGCGACACTACCAGCGGCCTTACAACCAGATGCCAAGGCATTAAGCGATGAGCGCAGAAGTGGTGCTTTTGGCCTATTGCCACAACTGGCACCTGTCGAGCAAAACTGGCTTCCCGAAGGCCATAAGCCGCTACTGCATCTGCTGCACCAAAGTGATGGCGGCCTGCTACTGAGCTTGCCAGAACAGGCGCTAGCTGGCTTCAACACCGACTGGCAGGCGCTAACCCTAACCCGCTATTACGATTAA
- a CDS encoding 5-methyltetrahydropteroyltriglutamate--homocysteine S-methyltransferase yields the protein MSTGYPFFRADHVGSFLRPPHLKQARGDFAAGTLSREQLTAIEDAEIKKLVDAQIAAGVQAVTDGELRRAWWHFDFLENLEGVEGYDADKGYSFKGVETKAHQVRVTGKIDFNAEHPHLAHFQFLKDVVADRAVAKMTIPSPNMLMHLNIRQNPHYDSLQQYSTDLGQAYKKAIAAFYQAGCRYLQIDDVFWAYLADINAEAKEKEAGYDLAEVIASCARTLNIALEDKPADMNISMHVCRGNFKSTWIYQGGYDAIAKALGQVKVDALFLEYDDDRSGSFAPLQHIQDQKVVLGIVTSKVADLEDQAALKARIEEAAQYLPLEQLALSPQCGFSSTEEGNAITEADQWAKLKLINETARSVWADA from the coding sequence ATGTCTACTGGTTACCCTTTCTTTCGCGCCGACCACGTTGGTTCTTTTTTACGTCCGCCCCATCTCAAACAAGCCCGCGGCGATTTCGCAGCCGGTACCCTTAGCCGCGAGCAGTTAACGGCCATTGAAGACGCTGAAATTAAAAAGCTGGTTGATGCGCAAATTGCCGCAGGCGTGCAGGCGGTTACCGACGGCGAACTGCGCCGGGCCTGGTGGCATTTTGATTTTCTGGAAAACCTTGAGGGCGTTGAAGGCTATGACGCCGACAAGGGCTATTCCTTTAAAGGTGTGGAAACCAAGGCTCACCAGGTGCGGGTAACCGGTAAGATAGATTTCAATGCCGAGCATCCACATCTGGCGCACTTTCAGTTTTTAAAGGACGTGGTAGCAGACCGGGCGGTGGCGAAAATGACCATTCCCAGCCCCAATATGCTGATGCACCTTAATATTCGCCAAAATCCCCATTACGACAGTTTGCAGCAGTACAGCACCGATCTGGGCCAGGCATACAAAAAGGCCATTGCGGCTTTTTACCAAGCCGGTTGCCGCTACCTGCAAATTGACGACGTGTTCTGGGCCTATCTGGCCGATATCAACGCCGAAGCCAAGGAAAAAGAGGCCGGTTACGACCTGGCCGAGGTGATTGCCAGCTGTGCCCGCACCCTGAACATCGCTCTTGAAGACAAACCGGCCGATATGAACATTTCCATGCATGTATGCCGGGGTAACTTTAAATCTACCTGGATTTACCAGGGCGGCTATGACGCCATTGCCAAAGCCTTGGGGCAGGTGAAAGTGGATGCCTTGTTCTTGGAATATGACGACGACCGCTCCGGCAGCTTTGCGCCGCTGCAGCACATTCAGGACCAAAAAGTGGTGCTGGGCATCGTTACCTCGAAAGTGGCCGATTTGGAAGACCAAGCGGCCCTTAAAGCCCGCATTGAAGAGGCGGCCCAGTACCTGCCCCTTGAGCAGTTAGCGCTGAGCCCGCAGTGCGGTTTTTCCTCCACCGAGGAAGGTAACGCCATTACCGAGGCCGATCAGTGGGCCAAGCTGAAACTGATTAACGAAACCGCGCGGTCGGTTTGGGCCGACGCCTGA
- a CDS encoding flavin reductase family protein, with protein sequence MNKVKKEFPCEQARRYLEPGPIVLVTSQYRGERNVMTLGWQTILEFSPALVGLMISAGNYSHQLIKKSRQCVINLPTTDLTDTVVDIGNSSGRDTDKFAAFGLTTSPAQKVAAPLIDQCVAHFECALYDDALVDSYHFFIFEIVRALASDIDNPQTLHYRGNGEFMVAGDIISRRERFRPEMLP encoded by the coding sequence ATGAATAAGGTGAAGAAGGAATTTCCCTGCGAACAGGCAAGGCGCTACCTGGAACCCGGCCCTATTGTGCTGGTAACCAGTCAGTACCGTGGTGAGCGCAATGTGATGACCTTGGGCTGGCAAACCATTCTTGAATTTTCGCCCGCCTTGGTGGGGCTGATGATAAGTGCAGGCAATTACAGCCACCAGCTGATTAAGAAAAGCCGCCAATGTGTTATTAATCTGCCCACCACCGACCTGACCGATACCGTGGTGGATATTGGTAACAGCTCGGGCCGCGATACCGATAAATTTGCCGCCTTTGGCCTAACCACCAGCCCCGCCCAAAAAGTGGCAGCGCCACTTATCGACCAATGCGTTGCCCACTTTGAGTGCGCGCTTTATGACGACGCCCTGGTCGACAGCTACCACTTTTTTATCTTTGAAATCGTCCGCGCCCTGGCTAGCGACATTGATAACCCGCAAACCCTGCATTACCGGGGCAATGGTGAGTTTATGGTGGCCGGCGACATTATCAGCCGCCGCGAGCGTTTTCGTCCCGAGATGCTGCCATAA
- a CDS encoding MFS transporter has product MKSVQQPALHLPGILVLLTGQLLPLVDFSIINVALAAISKSLDASHTQLELVVAIYGVAFAVCLALGGRLGDRLGRLRLYLWGVALFGLASLLCGIAINVPMLLVARLLQGAGAALMVPQILAIIHVCLKGEAHSKAIGAFGSVGGVAFIVGQVLGGLLVSLDIAGLGWRTIFLINIPFCLFILATAKRWIPETRSPHAPGLDLKGTALLAVVILCLLLATAMGPVLHWPFWSQLMLVAVPVVLAALWQVEKRQPWPLLPPRLLALGSMQFGLMLALLFFASWSGFMFVLALTLQDGAGLSPAQSGNAFITLGAAFFVMAMLSARLNKKLGKVATLVMGFAIQIVGLVGLIETLGHYWASVGLLTLAPATGLIGAGQALVVSGFYRIGLGEVEAHDAGAGSSMLSTVQQAALGLGPALFGAPFAWQLAASQSYPQAMTLALEIEIVAMLVLVSSALVFGLRQRRRLALD; this is encoded by the coding sequence ATGAAAAGCGTCCAGCAACCGGCTCTGCATCTGCCCGGCATTTTGGTGTTGTTAACAGGGCAACTTCTGCCGTTGGTGGATTTTTCCATTATCAATGTCGCCTTGGCGGCGATCAGCAAAAGCCTTGATGCCAGCCACACCCAGCTAGAGCTAGTGGTGGCCATTTATGGTGTCGCCTTTGCGGTCTGTTTGGCACTCGGTGGCCGCCTGGGCGACCGCTTAGGGCGGCTTAGGCTTTATTTGTGGGGCGTGGCCTTGTTTGGCCTGGCGTCGCTGCTGTGCGGCATTGCCATCAATGTGCCGATGCTGCTGGTTGCCCGCCTTTTGCAAGGCGCCGGGGCGGCGCTGATGGTGCCGCAAATTCTGGCCATTATTCACGTTTGCCTCAAAGGCGAGGCGCACTCCAAAGCCATTGGCGCCTTTGGTTCGGTTGGCGGTGTTGCCTTTATTGTTGGCCAGGTGCTGGGCGGCTTGTTGGTATCGCTGGATATTGCCGGTCTTGGCTGGCGCACCATCTTTTTAATCAATATTCCGTTTTGCCTGTTTATTCTTGCTACCGCCAAACGCTGGATCCCGGAAACCCGCAGCCCCCATGCACCGGGGCTTGACCTCAAGGGCACGGCGCTGCTGGCGGTGGTTATTTTGTGCTTGCTGTTGGCCACCGCCATGGGGCCGGTGCTGCACTGGCCGTTTTGGAGCCAACTGATGCTGGTGGCGGTGCCGGTGGTGCTGGCCGCTTTGTGGCAGGTGGAAAAACGCCAACCCTGGCCGCTATTACCCCCCAGGCTGTTGGCCCTGGGTTCTATGCAGTTTGGGCTGATGCTGGCACTGCTGTTTTTTGCCAGTTGGAGCGGCTTTATGTTCGTGCTGGCGTTAACGCTGCAAGATGGCGCCGGTCTTAGCCCAGCGCAGTCGGGCAATGCCTTTATTACCTTGGGCGCGGCCTTTTTTGTGATGGCCATGCTCAGTGCCAGGCTCAATAAAAAGCTCGGTAAGGTGGCGACGCTGGTGATGGGGTTTGCTATTCAAATCGTTGGGCTGGTGGGGTTAATTGAGACCCTTGGCCATTATTGGGCCAGCGTTGGGTTACTGACCTTGGCGCCAGCCACCGGCCTGATTGGTGCTGGCCAAGCCTTGGTGGTGAGTGGCTTTTATCGTATTGGCCTTGGCGAAGTCGAAGCCCATGATGCCGGCGCCGGTAGCTCCATGTTATCAACGGTGCAGCAAGCTGCCCTGGGCCTTGGCCCGGCGCTGTTTGGCGCGCCATTTGCCTGGCAGTTGGCGGCCAGCCAAAGTTACCCCCAGGCCATGACCCTGGCGCTTGAAATCGAAATTGTGGCGATGCTGGTGCTGGTAAGCTCAGCGCTGGTGTTTGGCCTTCGCCAGCGGCGGCGCTTGGCGCTGGATTAA
- a CDS encoding membrane dipeptidase, which translates to MNRFFAVCALGLAMGLSPVAKALSQDEVLALHQQLLTLDTHLDTPAHLVEPGFDIMARHSPQDSQVDVPKMNEGGLDGGFWAIYSPQGPLTQAGFEQSRDTALLRAMAIHKMVDTHPAVFTFTTNPAEAPAIAKAGKKVVFISMENAYPLGEDISLLTTFYKMGLRMVGPVHFKNNQFGDSATDPDGEKWHGLSPLGEALVAKANQLGIVLDGSHSSDAVTEQMIALSKTPIMLSHSASKAIYDHPRNASDALIKKLAASGGVIQVNSYSSYLKALPANPERKAALTALYQHFESLSNPTAEQLADFKAKRHAIDAKYPPVHADFDDFMRHLLHILKVAGPKHVGIGCDWDGGGGVNGMMDVSALPKISARLLKAGYSKADLADIWGNNALRVLKAAEDYAASVKP; encoded by the coding sequence ATGAATCGCTTTTTCGCTGTCTGTGCTCTGGGCCTGGCAATGGGGTTAAGCCCCGTTGCCAAGGCACTTAGCCAAGATGAAGTACTGGCGCTGCATCAGCAGCTCTTAACCCTTGATACCCACCTTGATACCCCGGCGCACCTGGTTGAGCCCGGCTTTGACATCATGGCGCGCCACAGCCCGCAGGACAGCCAGGTGGATGTGCCCAAAATGAATGAAGGCGGTCTTGATGGCGGCTTTTGGGCCATTTACAGCCCGCAAGGGCCGCTCACCCAAGCCGGCTTTGAGCAAAGCCGCGACACCGCCTTACTGCGGGCCATGGCCATTCATAAAATGGTTGATACTCACCCGGCGGTATTTACCTTCACCACCAACCCGGCCGAGGCGCCCGCCATTGCCAAGGCCGGTAAAAAGGTGGTGTTTATCAGCATGGAAAACGCCTACCCCTTGGGGGAAGACATCAGCCTGCTAACCACCTTTTATAAAATGGGGCTTAGGATGGTGGGGCCGGTGCATTTTAAAAACAATCAGTTCGGCGATAGCGCCACCGATCCGGACGGCGAAAAATGGCATGGCCTGTCGCCACTAGGCGAGGCACTGGTGGCCAAGGCAAATCAGCTGGGCATTGTGCTGGACGGCTCCCATTCGTCAGACGCGGTAACCGAACAAATGATTGCGCTGTCGAAAACCCCCATTATGTTGTCGCACTCGGCGTCAAAAGCTATTTACGACCATCCCCGTAACGCCAGTGACGCACTGATAAAAAAACTGGCGGCAAGTGGCGGCGTTATTCAGGTTAATTCCTACAGCAGTTACCTAAAGGCGCTGCCAGCTAACCCTGAGCGAAAAGCCGCCCTTACCGCCCTTTACCAGCACTTTGAAAGCCTGAGTAACCCCACGGCCGAGCAACTGGCCGACTTTAAGGCCAAGCGCCACGCCATTGATGCCAAGTACCCACCGGTTCACGCCGACTTTGACGATTTTATGCGCCACCTGTTACACATCCTAAAAGTGGCCGGCCCCAAACATGTGGGCATCGGCTGCGACTGGGACGGCGGCGGCGGTGTTAACGGCATGATGGATGTCAGTGCCCTGCCCAAGATAAGCGCCCGGCTGTTAAAGGCCGGCTATAGCAAAGCCGACCTTGCCGACATTTGGGGCAACAATGCGCTGCGGGTGTTAAAGGCTGCTGAAGATTACGCGGCCAGTGTTAAGCCATAA